A window of Pseudomonadota bacterium genomic DNA:
TACTCGGCGGGGGTCATGAACGCCGAGTGCGGATCGAGCGCGCGCACCATGCCGTCGACGGCGCCCTCGACGAGCTTGTCGCGGTCGGGCGGCTCCACGAAGTCGCGCTCGATGCGGCTCCACGCCTCGGCGAACAGCGCGAGCTTGCGGTACGGGCTGTCCTCCGCGGGCCCGGCGACGGCGAGCGCGGCCCCCGCGGCGACGGCGAGCGCCGGGGCGACGACGAGGATTGCGGCTTTTCGGCGGCTCCAGAACATCGAGCCCCGAGTCTACAACCGCCGTGCGGCGACGGCCCGCGTTTTTTTTCTTGGCCTTTTTCGAGCTTTCGGCGTCTCTAATATGCGCTATTTTGAGACGGGAGCTTTTAGGGATGAGCCAGGAACAGGACCAGAGGATCGGAATTCTCCTCGACGGCAAGTACGAGCTCGTGCGCCTCATCGGCGAGGGCGGCATGGGCGCAGTGTACGAGGCGACGCACAAGCTGATCGGCCGCCGGCTGGCCGTCAAGTTCCTGCACGCGTCCTACGCATCGAACCCGGAGGTGATCACGCGGTTCCAGCGCGAGGCGCAGGCCGCGGCGCAGATCGGGCACGAGAACATCATCGAGGTTACGGACATGGGCACCGCGCCCGACGGCTCGCCGTACCTCGTGATGGAGTGCCTCGAGGGCTCGGACGTCAAG
This region includes:
- a CDS encoding peptidase S41; amino-acid sequence: MFWSRRKAAILVVAPALAVAAGAALAVAGPAEDSPYRKLALFAEAWSRIERDFVEPPDRDKLVEGAVDGMVRALDPHSAFMTPAE